In the genome of Desulfofarcimen acetoxidans DSM 771, one region contains:
- a CDS encoding sensor domain-containing diguanylate cyclase, whose amino-acid sequence MHVIIFLLSIVYLVAYSLLKKNLPNSCAAKALLLSEISLIVLFASALSLNSQRFTGNINAYIMIVLAAALVIPIYPKWVLSIYAVNHMLFLIGLSYLCTDNSVVVKQFNATTTILIAAVLFLLLYRYNVTNFLNEEMLKEDRQTFIKLFEINPFPLLICRFDDGKIQYANNRAVLFYGLPEEPSDDLNYTHFYKNVQDFNSIRKKLEADRKVTDYLVEQKTLLGQTKYTVVNCELIDYFGEKSILSGVADISEIKRIENKLNLHASTDPLTGVLNRRAGMDLLQMRFEGVQCGKTGFSLCFFDIDNLKTVNDTFGHLEGDAMIIDVCKVIMQELHQDDVIFRYGGDEFVILFENSCEREVRETCARIAQQFEALNQSKQKPYWIDASFGVFSYKPEMNLSLERIIEIADKDMYYNKAKKQGL is encoded by the coding sequence ATGCACGTTATCATTTTTCTGCTCTCAATAGTCTATCTTGTAGCCTATAGCTTGCTTAAGAAGAATCTTCCAAACTCTTGTGCTGCCAAAGCTTTGCTCCTTTCTGAAATATCCCTAATTGTTTTGTTCGCATCCGCTCTATCTTTAAACAGCCAAAGATTTACCGGAAACATTAATGCATACATTATGATTGTCCTTGCGGCAGCGCTGGTCATTCCTATTTATCCGAAATGGGTGCTTTCGATTTATGCTGTGAACCATATGCTATTTCTGATCGGCCTTTCCTATTTGTGCACGGATAATTCCGTTGTTGTCAAGCAGTTTAATGCTACTACCACCATATTGATAGCGGCTGTTTTGTTCCTACTCTTATATCGCTACAATGTGACAAACTTCTTAAATGAGGAAATGCTCAAAGAAGATAGACAGACTTTTATTAAACTGTTTGAGATCAATCCCTTTCCTCTGCTGATCTGCAGGTTTGATGATGGGAAAATCCAGTACGCAAACAATAGAGCTGTGTTGTTTTATGGGCTCCCAGAGGAGCCATCTGATGATTTAAACTATACACATTTCTATAAAAACGTCCAGGATTTCAACAGCATCCGCAAGAAGCTGGAAGCGGACAGAAAAGTGACCGATTATTTAGTAGAGCAAAAGACATTGCTGGGGCAGACTAAGTATACTGTTGTTAATTGCGAACTGATCGATTATTTCGGTGAAAAGTCAATTTTAAGTGGCGTCGCGGACATCAGTGAAATAAAGAGGATCGAAAACAAATTGAACCTTCATGCCTCCACCGACCCATTGACCGGTGTTTTAAACAGAAGGGCCGGGATGGATCTGCTTCAGATGCGGTTTGAAGGCGTCCAGTGCGGGAAAACGGGATTTAGCCTTTGTTTTTTTGATATAGATAATCTTAAAACGGTAAATGATACCTTCGGACATTTGGAAGGGGATGCTATGATTATCGACGTTTGCAAGGTTATCATGCAAGAACTGCATCAGGACGACGTTATTTTCCGCTATGGCGGGGATGAATTCGTGATATTATTCGAGAACAGCTGTGAACGGGAAGTCAGAGAAACCTGTGCTCGAATTGCACAGCAGTTTGAGGCCTTGAACCAAAGCAAACAAAAACCTTATTGGATTGACGCGAGTTTTGGGGTATTCTCGTATAAACCGGAAATGAACCTGAGCTTGGAGCGAATCATTGAAATTGCGGATAAAGATATGTATTACAACAAAGCAAAAAAGCAGGGTTTATAG
- a CDS encoding helix-turn-helix domain-containing protein — protein MSVTHISHVETAKKHASLESLVRIANVLGVTVDHLLSGNQTNDQAEYLTDLARIIEGCTSYEKQIIYEIALATKKSLLENKWLQRKDSTVIKA, from the coding sequence ATGTCAGTGACCCACATAAGTCACGTTGAAACAGCCAAAAAGCATGCGAGTCTGGAATCGCTGGTGCGGATTGCGAATGTTCTTGGCGTTACAGTGGATCACTTGCTAAGTGGCAATCAGACAAACGATCAGGCAGAATATCTGACAGATTTGGCGCGGATTATAGAGGGTTGTACCAGCTATGAAAAGCAGATTATTTATGAAATTGCCTTGGCGACCAAAAAGAGTCTTCTCGAAAACAAATGGCTGCAGCGCAAAGATAGCACGGTAATTAAAGCCTAA
- a CDS encoding DUF6551 family protein, whose product MFISSNKVPGGICAVSCLEYIHQKFGFHVLDRTLRLCVGTWEGDYNSLSANMLKGIAQLIVAFGNVLKDDIFKEKVGKFSSKEIGRTAKERKAGSLGYAEAMLIAYNKKMKSPLK is encoded by the coding sequence TTGTTCATTTCGTCGAACAAAGTTCCCGGCGGTATCTGCGCTGTATCCTGTCTAGAGTATATTCATCAGAAATTCGGATTCCATGTGCTGGATCGCACCTTGCGTCTCTGCGTCGGGACATGGGAAGGCGATTACAATTCGCTGTCCGCTAATATGCTGAAAGGTATAGCCCAGCTGATTGTGGCTTTTGGCAATGTTCTGAAGGACGATATTTTTAAAGAAAAAGTCGGCAAGTTTTCCTCCAAAGAAATAGGGCGCACAGCAAAGGAACGAAAGGCCGGATCTCTTGGTTATGCTGAGGCCATGCTTATCGCATACAACAAGAAAATGAAATCTCCGCTGAAATAG